The Nitrospinaceae bacterium genome has a window encoding:
- a CDS encoding BON domain-containing protein yields the protein MGVLTLSRELGSGGDAIGKKVARELNWTLLDINGFAEAARSYGYVRDELERVDERSPGLVDRFFRDRQLVYLDIMRAIVYECAIKDNYVILGRGGNSLLASIPGVMRVRVVAPDNIRQHRLVANEGISGAMAEEFLRHNDQERESYTRYFFDVQWGDPGNFDLVLNTGFYDEDAVVRIIVKILKGEKFSTYSPSSSTVLRNLSFAQKVKAALMTDDRVDASGISVECPNEGDLILRGRVNSEDEKDLSESIASSFEGVGSLDSELVVMPPIEGWYPV from the coding sequence ATGGGAGTTTTAACGTTATCTCGGGAATTAGGTAGCGGCGGAGATGCCATTGGTAAAAAGGTGGCTCGTGAACTCAATTGGACGCTTCTCGATATCAATGGTTTTGCCGAGGCGGCTCGCTCCTATGGTTATGTTCGCGATGAATTAGAGCGGGTCGATGAGCGTAGCCCCGGTCTGGTGGATCGTTTTTTCCGAGATCGGCAACTTGTTTATCTCGATATCATGCGGGCAATCGTTTACGAATGTGCCATCAAGGACAATTATGTTATTTTGGGGCGCGGGGGAAATTCGCTTCTTGCCAGCATCCCAGGTGTAATGCGGGTTAGGGTTGTCGCTCCTGATAATATTAGGCAGCATCGTCTTGTGGCCAACGAGGGAATCTCAGGGGCCATGGCCGAGGAGTTCTTGCGGCACAATGATCAGGAACGAGAGTCGTATACCCGCTATTTCTTCGATGTTCAATGGGGCGACCCCGGAAATTTTGATCTGGTACTGAATACAGGTTTTTATGATGAAGATGCCGTCGTTAGGATAATTGTCAAAATCTTGAAAGGTGAAAAATTTTCTACGTATTCGCCTTCCTCATCGACAGTTTTGCGGAACCTTTCTTTTGCTCAAAAGGTCAAGGCAGCGTTGATGACTGATGATCGTGTTGATGCAAGCGGTATATCCGTGGAATGTCCCAATGAGGGCGACCTCATTCTGCGTGGTCGTGTGAATAGTGAGGATGAAAAAGATTTGTCAGAGAGTATTGCTAGTTCATTCGAGGGTGTGGGATCCTTGGACAGTGAGTTAGTTGTAATGCCGCCCATTGAAGGGTGGTATCCTGTATGA
- a CDS encoding aminotransferase class I/II-fold pyridoxal phosphate-dependent enzyme — MIDTPKDQQKTTSPAAKGGSINPHAESSLPPPIFQTATFTFGSAAELAAFHGGENDGYFYSRYGNPTVAAAARRLSRLEGAEASILYASGMAAVSSAFLALLGSGARLVLLGETYRHTKDFAESVLARYGVIVEILEDNSPEALDSIPEGPVRVLFSEVPSNPTMRVPDIVRLAEWSKSRGAKLIVDATIASPALLRPLEHGADLVVHSATKFLGGHNDLLAGAISGSQPFIDALAEQQALLGDVLSPQTAFLLDRGMKTLNIRVERQSETALRLAEFLSGLKQVKKVHYPGLESHPDHETAKKMMTAFGGMLSFELNGGPEAADQLVDALKVPVLAAGFGGTESQAEHHARMAYADLGLIGAQERGVTPGLIRYSVGLEDFDALRDDLTDGLKKI; from the coding sequence CGATTTTTCAAACGGCAACCTTCACCTTCGGGAGCGCTGCTGAACTCGCCGCTTTCCATGGCGGCGAAAACGATGGTTATTTTTACTCGCGCTACGGAAATCCCACCGTGGCTGCTGCGGCCCGGCGTCTTTCGCGCCTTGAGGGGGCCGAGGCTTCAATCCTCTACGCCAGCGGAATGGCCGCCGTATCCTCGGCCTTTTTGGCGCTTTTAGGCAGCGGGGCGCGACTTGTGCTCCTTGGCGAGACCTATCGCCATACTAAAGATTTCGCTGAATCCGTCCTCGCCCGCTACGGGGTGATTGTTGAAATTCTCGAAGACAACTCACCCGAGGCCCTGGACTCCATTCCCGAAGGCCCCGTGCGCGTGCTGTTTTCGGAGGTTCCCTCGAATCCCACCATGCGCGTCCCCGACATAGTGCGCCTGGCAGAATGGTCGAAAAGCCGCGGCGCAAAATTAATTGTCGACGCAACAATTGCCTCGCCGGCGCTCCTTCGGCCCCTTGAGCATGGCGCCGATTTGGTCGTTCACAGCGCGACAAAATTTCTCGGCGGGCACAACGATCTTCTCGCGGGAGCAATTTCGGGCTCACAACCGTTTATAGATGCGCTCGCCGAGCAACAAGCGCTGCTGGGCGATGTGCTGAGCCCCCAAACAGCGTTTCTCCTTGATCGGGGCATGAAGACCTTGAACATTCGAGTCGAGCGGCAGTCGGAGACGGCGCTGCGCCTGGCCGAATTTCTTAGCGGCTTAAAACAGGTCAAAAAAGTCCATTACCCAGGGCTCGAATCCCATCCCGACCACGAAACGGCCAAAAAAATGATGACCGCGTTCGGCGGAATGTTGAGTTTCGAGCTAAATGGTGGACCAGAGGCGGCAGATCAACTCGTGGACGCTCTTAAGGTGCCAGTTTTGGCGGCGGGGTTTGGCGGGACAGAAAGCCAGGCCGAGCATCACGCCCGGATGGCATATGCAGACTTAGGGCTCATCGGCGCACAGGAAAGAGGGGTAACTCCAGGGCTTATCAGGTATTCAGTTGGTCTTGAAGATTTCGATGCGCTACGGGACGATCTGACGGACGGATTAAAGAAAATATAG
- a CDS encoding tetratricopeptide repeat protein, translating into MSPPNLPLRPEAGCSFAGDTIRLEGSLRFSGKFLLNGDFVGDIEGDGCLELGVSAKTEGKIVAEELVHHGKSEGELLALDKLDLRAGCHHRGDIQSPRVKINHQACLEGVLKMPDSSPDIPTRPLFGKDRKKALAVGVGLFVVVLFAFSALQRIPAYLKDFKGQINRLSRFLPNKETTVSEKKTTGDSELQNNLLSKALLFEKEDKFQEATALLKKAAIAEGQKTVLANFRLAKNFARQSLTKDAIAQLDKLLLKSPDYIDARILLGDLHASSGSLKKAALAFAEALRHDPDDMIIRRRLEKVRVRMGAGKPSKEQAKKSPSPEVTLAKAEGLLKENKPVLAAKILEKSISFMPDEPRLYFQLGTAKTEIADRKAAIKAYKKVIELAPDWLDAYVRLGALLEASRRDKEAVALYKRAASLDSSNLEMLVRIARLERNRGRKDQAYRMLLKLKKEHPRSAEVFLELGMLLWESGKTAESKKEFKRVLEIESDSAPALNRLAWFHVVDNESLDRGIELSKRSLEIRPDTPAYLDTLAELYYRNKQPVKSIPLIQRAIELEPSNRYYRVQLDKFKRASR; encoded by the coding sequence ATGTCTCCACCGAACCTTCCTTTGAGGCCTGAGGCCGGATGCTCCTTCGCCGGCGACACTATTCGTCTAGAAGGCTCTTTGCGTTTTTCCGGAAAATTCTTGCTCAATGGTGATTTTGTTGGCGATATAGAGGGGGACGGTTGCCTTGAGCTAGGTGTTTCGGCCAAGACGGAAGGGAAGATCGTCGCCGAGGAACTCGTGCATCACGGTAAAAGTGAGGGGGAATTACTTGCCCTGGACAAACTTGACCTACGAGCAGGATGCCATCACCGAGGAGACATTCAGTCGCCGAGGGTCAAAATCAACCACCAGGCTTGTCTTGAGGGCGTTCTTAAAATGCCTGACTCAAGCCCAGATATTCCCACGCGCCCCCTTTTCGGCAAAGATCGAAAAAAGGCTCTCGCTGTTGGGGTGGGTCTTTTCGTGGTTGTCCTGTTCGCTTTCTCCGCACTCCAGCGTATTCCTGCCTACTTAAAGGATTTTAAAGGACAGATAAATCGTCTCTCCCGTTTTCTGCCAAATAAAGAAACAACCGTTAGCGAGAAAAAGACCACTGGCGATAGCGAGTTGCAGAATAATCTTTTGAGTAAAGCCTTACTCTTTGAGAAAGAGGATAAATTCCAGGAAGCGACGGCGCTCTTGAAGAAGGCGGCTATTGCGGAGGGCCAGAAGACAGTTCTCGCAAATTTTCGTCTAGCCAAAAATTTTGCCAGACAATCCCTCACGAAGGATGCCATTGCCCAGCTTGATAAGCTCCTTTTAAAGTCCCCTGATTATATCGACGCGAGAATCTTGCTTGGAGATCTCCACGCAAGTTCGGGTAGCTTGAAAAAGGCGGCCCTCGCCTTTGCCGAGGCGCTTCGGCACGACCCAGATGACATGATTATTCGACGCCGTCTAGAGAAGGTCCGTGTCCGAATGGGGGCTGGAAAGCCATCCAAGGAGCAGGCTAAAAAGTCGCCATCACCGGAGGTAACTCTTGCCAAGGCCGAAGGGCTACTCAAAGAGAACAAGCCGGTTTTGGCGGCAAAAATTCTAGAAAAAAGCATTTCTTTCATGCCTGATGAACCCCGCCTTTATTTTCAGTTGGGCACGGCTAAGACTGAGATTGCTGACAGGAAGGCCGCCATAAAGGCCTATAAAAAAGTGATTGAGCTTGCGCCCGACTGGCTGGACGCTTATGTGCGCCTTGGTGCGCTCCTTGAGGCTAGCCGTAGGGACAAAGAGGCTGTGGCCCTTTATAAGCGTGCGGCAAGCCTCGATTCGTCGAATCTTGAAATGTTGGTGCGTATCGCCCGGCTAGAAAGAAACAGGGGCCGAAAGGATCAAGCCTATCGAATGCTCCTCAAATTGAAGAAAGAGCATCCCCGTTCGGCGGAAGTTTTCCTTGAGTTGGGAATGCTATTGTGGGAAAGCGGGAAAACCGCTGAATCCAAAAAAGAATTCAAGCGCGTTTTGGAAATTGAGTCCGATTCCGCCCCGGCCCTAAACCGGCTGGCGTGGTTCCATGTGGTGGACAACGAGAGCCTTGATCGCGGGATCGAACTCTCAAAGCGCTCGCTAGAGATTCGTCCCGATACGCCTGCCTATCTCGATACACTCGCGGAGCTTTACTATCGAAACAAACAGCCCGTTAAATCGATACCGTTAATACAAAGAGCCATAGAACTCGAACCCAGTAATCGCTACTACAGGGTTCAACTCGATAAATTCAAGAGAGCCAGCAGATAG